One region of Cinclus cinclus chromosome 1, bCinCin1.1, whole genome shotgun sequence genomic DNA includes:
- the LOC134047033 gene encoding scale keratin-like, whose product MSCYDLCPPRTSVAVPQPIAESCNELCARQCPDSTALIQPPPVVVTFPGPILTSFPQQAVVGSSGAPAFGGSLGLGGLYGAGATQASGGLCTFGRACAAPAYNPCALPRYSKKLWDTCGPC is encoded by the coding sequence ATGTCCTGCTACGACCTGTGCCCCCCAAGAACCAGCgtggctgtgccccagcccaTCGCTGAGAGCTGCAACGAGCTGTGCGCCCGCCAGTGCCCCGACTCGACGGCCTTGATCCAGCCGCCCCCCGTGGTGGTCACCTTCCCCGGCCCCATCCtcacctccttcccccagcaagCCGTGGTGGGCTCTTCCGGAGCACCGGCCTTTGGcggctccctggggctgggcgGCCTCTATGGCGCCGGTGCCACCCAGGCCTCAGGTGGTCTCTGCACCTTTGGCAGGGCCTGCGCTGCTCCCGCCTACAACCCCTGTGCCTTGCCCCGCTACAGCAAGAAGCTCTGGGACACCTGCGGGCCCTGCTag
- the LOC134047040 gene encoding scale keratin-like gives MSYYDLCPPRTSVAVPQPIAESCNELCARQCPDSTALIQPPPVVVTFPGPILTSFPQQAVVGSSGAPAFGGSLGLGGLYGAGATQASGGLCTFGRACAAPAYNPCALPRYSKKLWDTCGPC, from the coding sequence ATGTCCTACTACGACCTGTGCCCCCCAAGAACCAGCgtggctgtgccccagcccaTCGCTGAGAGCTGCAACGAGCTGTGCGCCCGCCAGTGCCCCGACTCGACGGCCTTGATCCAGCCGCCCCCCGTGGTGGTCACCTTCCCCGGCCCCATCCtcacctccttcccccagcaagCCGTGGTGGGCTCTTCCGGAGCACCGGCCTTTGGcggctccctggggctgggcgGCCTCTATGGCGCCGGTGCCACCCAGGCCTCGGGTGGTCTCTGCACCTTTGGCAGGGCCTGCGCTGCTCCCGCCTACAACCCCTGTGCCTTGCCCCGCTACAGCAAGAAGCTCTGGGACACCTGCGGGCCCTGCTag
- the LOC134047049 gene encoding scale keratin-like produces the protein MSCYDLCPPRTSVAVPQPIAESCNELCARQCPDSTALIQPPPVVVTFPGPILTSFPQQAVVGSSGAPAFGGSLGLGGLYGAGATQASGGLCTFGRACAAPAYNPCALPRYSKKLWDTCGPC, from the coding sequence ATGTCCTGCTACGACCTGTGCCCCCCAAGAACCAGCgtggctgtgccccagcccaTCGCTGAGAGCTGCAACGAGCTGTGCGCCCGCCAGTGCCCCGACTCGACGGCCTTGATCCAGCCGCCCCCCGTGGTGGTCACCTTCCCCGGCCCCATCCtcacctccttcccccagcaagCCGTGGTGGGCTCTTCCGGAGCACCGGCCTTTGGcggctccctggggctgggcgGCCTCTATGGCGCCGGTGCCACCCAGGCCTCGGGTGGTCTCTGCACCTTTGGCAGGGCCTGCGCTGCTCCCGCCTACAACCCCTGTGCCTTGCCCCGCTACAGCAAGAAGCTCTGGGACACCTGCGGGCCCTGCTag